A single genomic interval of Falsibacillus albus harbors:
- the yhfH gene encoding protein YhfH — translation MLHNVVEFFKNLPAKHCSECGEQINEQHECYGNKCDKCMGVNEL, via the coding sequence ATGCTTCATAATGTTGTTGAATTCTTTAAAAATCTACCGGCAAAACACTGTTCAGAATGTGGGGAGCAAATTAACGAGCAGCATGAGTGCTACGGAAACAAATGTGATAAATGCATGGGAGTCAACGAGTTGTAA